The following is a genomic window from Staphylococcus capitis subsp. capitis.
ATAGAACATCAAGGTTACAAAGTTAAAGCTATAGACACAACAGGTGCAGGTGATGCCTTTATAGGTGCTGTCATTAGTCGTATTTTGACTTCAGACATGATTGATGTAGCACAATTATTTGAAAATGAAGGCAAAAGCATTCTTAAGTTTGGAAATAAAGTGGCAGCTTTAACGACAACAAGATATGGCGCCATTGAGAGTTTACCGACAATTGAAGAAGTTAATAAAGAGTATTAAAGACTTAAAGAAACCCAGCTTATGCACTGTAGAGTGTTCAGTAAGCTGGGTCTTTTAAAGTGTGTTAGATTTTTTTAACATTACGCACAGACGCGAAACAATTTTCACCATTTTTGAAATAAACAATACGCTCTTTAGAATCTATAGATTCAATATTATGTCTATTCACCACAAAGCTGTTATGACATCTAAAGAAACGTTCATCAAGTTGAGCTAACTCTTTAAGATTGCCGTAAAATTCTATTTGACGGTTATCTAAGTGTGCGATTAATCTGTGAGACTTAGTTGAAGATTCGAAGAACATGATATCATCATATTGAACATATACAGAGTTACTGCCACGCTTTAATTCAATTGTTTCGACATTACTTTCTTTAGATAGCAACTTAAGACGTGTATGAGCTGTTTCAAGACAGTCAATAATTCTTGTTTTTAATTCTGAAGGATCATCTTTGAAAATGAAGTCCATAGCAGCTACTTTATAAACAAATGTTAAATATGTAAGTTCGCTGTGACTTGTAACAAAAATAATGTTGCCGACTGGATCATGTTTACGAATTTTACTACCAAGTTTAATACCGTTCATGTCAGCTTCTAATTGAATATCCAAGAAATAACAACCAATGTCATTCATTTCTTTTGATTGCTCAAGCACTTCATAAGGATCATCAGTTGCGAGAGCTAGTTCCATAGGTTTTTCTTCAATCATGATGTAATTCTTGATAATTGAAACCATATTTTCTCTTTGTCTAGGATCGTCTTCGCAAACGAATATCTTCATCTATATTTCACATCCTTATGCTTCTGTATTAATAATTTCTACTTTTTGAACGAAATATCCATTCTCGATAACAGTGTCTAATAAGACATTTTCATTTTGGTCAGTCAGTTCTTTAAGCGTAGATAAGCCTAGACCTCTGTTATCGCCTTTAGTTGAAAAGCCTTCTTCAAATAATTCATGTATTTTAGGGGTATCATCGCTACATTTATTCATCACAATGAATGTAACAGATTCTTCATTGTTAATAAAAGCAATTTGAATAAGTGCATCATCAAGAGCTTCTGAAGCTTCAATGGCATTATCCAAGATAATCCCTGAAATACGGCTAAACTCAATAGTATTCATTTCAATTTTATCTATTTCGTCGGGAACCTCTATACTAATCGGTATTGCTTTCTCTTGAGCTTGAAGAATTTTAGTAGTAATTAAACCTTTAATTTCTCTAACTTTAAGATTTTCAATTCCATTTAATTTAATAGATCGCGTTTTCATATTATCCTTCATAGGAACAATTTGTTCATTGAAATACTTTTTAAGACCTTGCATATCATCTTCCCGAATAAACTCTGAAAGCGTAGAAAGAATGTTGACATAATCATGACGGAACTTACGCATTTCATTATTAATACTCTCGATACGCAGCGTATATTCATAGTATGTTTCAATTTCTTCGAGATTACGTTTATATTTCATTTCGCGTAGAGTAAATGTTGACATTATCAGAATCACAACACTTAAAAATACGATAAGAGCTACTAACAAGATAGCATATAAACTAAGACTATCACTAGCACTCATATCTGTTTGTGAGATTATGTAAAAGAAAACGAATGATAATAATAAAACAATAGTTATTATAGTAATGTATTTTTTATTAA
Proteins encoded in this region:
- the agrC gene encoding quorum-sensing sensor histidine kinase AgrC; amino-acid sequence: MDALNYIPFAGVQTLLLFLIIKIILDIKFNFKDYLFTFGIIILSVIMFNYFGNKILPVIVIILFLFFYKKIKLYSFLAVLMSNLVLYFTNYLSVTLFLYTRRVINNDTISLIIHFVAFVCIAFILAYLLKFLFNKLTQSYLSLNKKYITIITIVLLLSFVFFYIISQTDMSASDSLSLYAILLVALIVFLSVVILIMSTFTLREMKYKRNLEEIETYYEYTLRIESINNEMRKFRHDYVNILSTLSEFIREDDMQGLKKYFNEQIVPMKDNMKTRSIKLNGIENLKVREIKGLITTKILQAQEKAIPISIEVPDEIDKIEMNTIEFSRISGIILDNAIEASEALDDALIQIAFINNEESVTFIVMNKCSDDTPKIHELFEEGFSTKGDNRGLGLSTLKELTDQNENVLLDTVIENGYFVQKVEIINTEA
- the agrA gene encoding quorum-sensing response regulator AgrA: MKIFVCEDDPRQRENMVSIIKNYIMIEEKPMELALATDDPYEVLEQSKEMNDIGCYFLDIQLEADMNGIKLGSKIRKHDPVGNIIFVTSHSELTYLTFVYKVAAMDFIFKDDPSELKTRIIDCLETAHTRLKLLSKESNVETIELKRGSNSVYVQYDDIMFFESSTKSHRLIAHLDNRQIEFYGNLKELAQLDERFFRCHNSFVVNRHNIESIDSKERIVYFKNGENCFASVRNVKKI